A genome region from Alistipes dispar includes the following:
- a CDS encoding glycoside hydrolase family 38 N-terminal domain-containing protein, whose product MLLSVLLTLIWSGLWARPYPVRLWQIGKADGSSSEFALDGDSYSDISKRFPGCTALYTVGRSSASDVPFVIPGPSDAWAGNPQGGLLVRFGVREADPGAALRLRFDFVEVHSGSAPRLEIALNDFRTEVQTPAGADQNYLDTRKTSSKGLCAEVEIPAGTLRPGDNILSVRSVSGSWMVLDAVTLEASTPVKSAPASTGISLFAAESEPALIYGRTRDELLHPVTLDIANWDAKPRKTAWSYDGKAGGELKLAPGLNRMQVGIPEGYDGRRVRFALRTPDGDRSVETEILPAERWTVYLVQHTHTDIGYTKPQTEILTEHLRYIDYAIEYCEATADYPDDAKFRWTCEASWAVREWLRIRPAEQVERFLRFVKNGQIEVTAMFFNMSELSGENAYKTFLAPIARFHELGIPVETAMQDDVNGVAWCLADYLPDVGVKYLSMGSNGHRALIPFDRPTLYRWESPSGKSLLSFRADHYMTANFWGIDRGDMEGVRNGVFSYIRSLRRSGYDFPLVAAQYSGYSTDNSPPSMQECALIRDWNEHYAWPRLRSATVHEFLERINTKYGDRLPVYRAAYPDWWTDGFGSAARETAASRKTQSDMIAIGGMLSMAGMAGDRGVEGTHDELRRIHENLLFYDEHTFGAAESISDPQCENSQVQWAEKGSYVWEALKSAQMLYETSIGRLQGDLHRSERPTLTFFNPLGWERSALTTVYIDFEVIPRDRAFRLLDEQGRALSVEPIRSRSEGRYYAVWADRIPAMGYKTYEVVLDEGRAAEPEAFEPADRVVENDFYRLEFDPLTGGIRSLVDKELELELVDGDAEWKLGDFIYESLEGDRHQMERKIFERYRRSGLRDVRFTGAAAGDIYTTVSFRGTAEGCDPDFGVRVEMRLYNDVKRIDLHYTARRLPETDPSALYVAFPFALDGGRLAFDVPGGVVYAGENQIPGTTASWNTVQNFVSVRNDRAQILVSCDAMPLFMMGELLNDPYRQPRTYEKPHLFSWVTNNYWTTNFRASQEGELNWSYTLTSCADTSNAAASAFGWSNRIPLYARVMPAAGADNGKARSKSFFRTGCDHVLMTSCSPSRTGQGAVLVNLRETDGRQAELTLLDAAGNPLTFEVVNVLDEPLGIRTSSLTLKPYENVFVRLSR is encoded by the coding sequence ATGTTGCTTTCCGTACTGCTGACACTGATATGGTCGGGTCTCTGGGCCCGCCCGTATCCGGTGCGGCTGTGGCAGATCGGCAAGGCCGACGGTTCGTCGTCCGAGTTCGCGCTCGACGGCGACAGCTATTCCGACATTTCGAAACGTTTCCCCGGGTGCACGGCGCTCTACACGGTCGGGCGCAGTTCGGCTTCGGACGTTCCGTTCGTCATCCCGGGGCCCTCCGATGCCTGGGCAGGCAATCCGCAGGGCGGACTGCTGGTCCGCTTCGGCGTCCGTGAGGCCGATCCCGGAGCCGCATTGAGGCTGAGGTTCGACTTCGTCGAGGTACACAGCGGTTCGGCCCCGCGGCTCGAGATCGCCCTCAACGACTTCCGCACGGAGGTCCAGACCCCCGCAGGCGCCGACCAGAACTACCTCGACACGCGCAAAACCTCGTCGAAGGGCCTTTGCGCCGAGGTCGAAATTCCGGCCGGGACGCTCCGCCCGGGCGACAACATCCTCTCGGTCCGCTCGGTTTCGGGCAGTTGGATGGTGCTTGACGCCGTGACACTCGAGGCTTCGACTCCGGTGAAGAGTGCCCCGGCGAGTACCGGCATTTCGCTCTTCGCGGCCGAGTCCGAACCGGCGCTGATCTACGGCCGGACCCGGGACGAACTGCTCCATCCCGTAACGCTCGACATCGCCAACTGGGACGCGAAGCCCCGCAAGACGGCGTGGAGCTACGACGGAAAAGCGGGCGGCGAATTGAAGCTCGCCCCGGGCCTGAACCGCATGCAGGTCGGTATCCCCGAGGGGTATGACGGCCGCCGGGTGCGCTTCGCGCTCAGGACGCCGGACGGCGACCGTTCGGTCGAGACGGAGATCCTTCCGGCCGAGCGCTGGACGGTTTACCTCGTGCAGCACACCCATACCGACATCGGCTATACGAAGCCGCAGACCGAGATCCTCACCGAACACCTGCGATACATCGACTACGCCATCGAGTACTGCGAGGCGACGGCCGACTATCCCGACGATGCGAAATTCCGCTGGACGTGCGAGGCCTCGTGGGCCGTGCGCGAATGGCTGCGCATCCGCCCCGCCGAGCAGGTCGAGCGGTTCCTGCGCTTCGTGAAGAACGGTCAGATCGAAGTGACGGCCATGTTCTTCAACATGTCGGAACTCTCGGGCGAGAACGCCTACAAGACTTTCCTGGCACCGATCGCCCGCTTTCACGAACTGGGCATTCCGGTCGAGACGGCCATGCAGGACGACGTGAACGGCGTGGCGTGGTGCCTGGCCGACTACCTGCCCGATGTCGGGGTCAAGTACCTGTCGATGGGGTCGAACGGCCACCGCGCCCTGATCCCCTTCGACCGTCCGACGCTCTACCGCTGGGAGTCGCCCTCAGGCAAGAGTCTGCTCTCGTTCCGCGCCGACCACTACATGACGGCCAACTTCTGGGGCATCGACCGCGGCGACATGGAGGGAGTCCGCAACGGCGTCTTTTCCTACATCCGCTCACTGCGCCGCAGCGGCTACGACTTCCCGCTCGTCGCGGCGCAGTACTCGGGATACTCCACCGACAATTCGCCTCCGTCGATGCAGGAGTGCGCGCTGATCCGCGACTGGAACGAGCACTATGCATGGCCCAGACTGCGCAGTGCGACCGTGCATGAATTCCTCGAGCGAATCAATACGAAATACGGCGACCGCCTTCCCGTTTACCGTGCGGCCTATCCCGACTGGTGGACCGACGGTTTCGGCTCGGCCGCCCGTGAAACGGCGGCTTCGCGCAAAACGCAGTCCGACATGATCGCCATCGGCGGCATGCTCTCGATGGCCGGCATGGCGGGCGACCGGGGCGTCGAAGGGACGCACGACGAGCTGCGCCGCATCCACGAGAACCTGCTCTTCTACGACGAGCACACGTTCGGAGCTGCGGAGAGCATCAGCGATCCGCAGTGCGAGAACTCGCAGGTGCAGTGGGCCGAGAAGGGCTCCTACGTCTGGGAGGCGCTCAAAAGCGCGCAGATGCTCTACGAAACCTCGATCGGCCGGCTTCAGGGCGACCTGCACCGTTCGGAGCGTCCTACGCTGACCTTCTTCAATCCGCTGGGCTGGGAGCGCTCGGCGCTGACGACCGTCTATATCGACTTCGAGGTGATCCCGCGCGACCGAGCCTTCCGTCTGCTCGACGAACAGGGCCGCGCACTCTCCGTCGAACCGATCCGTTCGCGCAGCGAGGGGCGTTACTACGCCGTCTGGGCCGACCGGATCCCGGCGATGGGTTACAAGACCTACGAGGTGGTGCTCGACGAGGGCCGAGCCGCCGAACCCGAGGCCTTCGAGCCGGCGGATCGTGTGGTCGAGAACGACTTCTACCGGCTGGAATTCGATCCCCTGACGGGCGGCATCCGCTCGCTCGTGGACAAGGAACTGGAGTTGGAGCTGGTCGATGGCGATGCCGAATGGAAACTGGGCGACTTCATCTACGAGTCGCTCGAGGGTGACCGCCACCAGATGGAGCGCAAGATCTTCGAACGCTACCGCCGTTCGGGGTTGCGCGACGTGCGGTTCACGGGCGCGGCCGCCGGAGACATCTATACGACGGTTTCGTTCCGCGGTACGGCCGAAGGATGCGACCCCGATTTCGGCGTGCGCGTCGAGATGCGCCTCTACAACGACGTCAAGCGCATCGACCTCCACTATACGGCGCGCCGTCTTCCCGAGACCGATCCGTCGGCTCTCTACGTGGCCTTCCCGTTCGCCCTGGATGGCGGCCGGCTGGCATTCGACGTGCCGGGCGGCGTGGTCTATGCCGGCGAGAACCAGATTCCCGGAACCACGGCATCGTGGAATACGGTTCAGAACTTCGTCTCGGTGCGCAACGACCGGGCACAAATCCTCGTGAGCTGCGACGCCATGCCGCTCTTCATGATGGGCGAACTGCTGAACGATCCCTACCGCCAGCCGCGGACCTATGAAAAGCCGCACCTCTTCTCGTGGGTGACGAACAACTACTGGACGACGAACTTCCGCGCCTCGCAGGAGGGCGAACTCAACTGGAGCTACACGCTCACCTCGTGTGCCGATACGTCGAACGCCGCGGCTTCGGCCTTCGGCTGGAGCAACCGCATTCCGCTCTATGCCCGCGTGATGCCGGCGGCGGGAGCCGACAACGGCAAAGCCCGGTCGAAGTCGTTCTTCCGCACGGGGTGCGACCACGTGCTGATGACCTCGTGCTCGCCGTCGCGGACCGGGCAGGGCGCCGTGCTGGTGAACCTCCGCGAGACCGACGGCCGCCAGGCCGAGCTCACGCTGCTCGACGCCGCAGGGAATCCGCTGACGTTCGAGGTGGTGAATGTCCTCGACGAACCGCTGGGCATACGGACCTCATCGCTCACGCTCAAACCCTATGAAAACGTGTTCGTGCGCCTCAGCCGCTGA
- a CDS encoding LamG domain-containing protein, producing MKTIVKRLALMLCCAGLFLASCSDDEASDAQRTLMEVIREAETLVAEVEEGTSEGDIAPGSKKILQAWIDQAYFIMNNTSREEGYANAAKRLEEAIAAFNANIVKPGIPHFALGSKMNLGASSGWGLEDAFTVEMRVRFSEFAPGDQCIVSNESGAGGFMVRNNADQLQFYIYDADINNWNGGGCCTIELGTWYHIAATYAAGDKMVFYLDGKQVSSVSCGTLAASASDLQLGTSPYYSDRYMRGDIQHVSIWEDARTADEVASDVECSFTGTEEGLTAYWPLTLNVGTEITDETGSYVAAMTDVAWLDAE from the coding sequence ATGAAAACGATAGTCAAAAGATTGGCGCTGATGCTCTGCTGTGCCGGCCTGTTCCTCGCGTCGTGCAGCGACGATGAGGCGTCGGACGCGCAGCGGACGCTCATGGAGGTGATCCGCGAGGCGGAGACGCTCGTCGCCGAAGTCGAGGAGGGAACCTCCGAGGGCGATATCGCCCCGGGGTCGAAGAAGATCCTGCAGGCATGGATCGACCAGGCCTACTTCATCATGAACAACACCTCGCGCGAGGAGGGTTACGCCAATGCGGCGAAACGGCTCGAAGAGGCCATCGCGGCCTTCAACGCGAATATCGTCAAACCGGGTATCCCGCATTTCGCTCTGGGATCGAAGATGAACCTGGGAGCTTCGTCCGGCTGGGGACTGGAGGATGCCTTCACCGTGGAGATGCGGGTCCGCTTCTCGGAGTTCGCTCCGGGCGACCAGTGCATCGTCTCCAACGAATCGGGCGCCGGCGGCTTCATGGTCCGCAACAACGCCGATCAACTGCAATTCTACATCTACGATGCCGACATCAACAACTGGAACGGCGGCGGATGCTGCACGATCGAACTCGGCACGTGGTACCACATCGCGGCGACCTATGCGGCGGGAGACAAGATGGTCTTCTACCTCGACGGCAAACAGGTGAGCTCCGTAAGTTGCGGCACGCTGGCCGCGTCGGCCTCCGACCTGCAACTGGGAACCTCGCCCTATTACAGCGACCGCTACATGCGCGGCGATATCCAGCATGTCTCGATCTGGGAAGATGCCCGCACGGCCGACGAGGTGGCTTCCGACGTGGAGTGCTCGTTCACCGGCACGGAAGAGGGGCTGACGGCCTATTGGCCGCTGACGCTCAACGTCGGTACGGAAATCACCGACGAGACAGGGTCGTACGTGGCCGCAATGACCGACGTCGCATGGCTCGACGCCGAATAG
- a CDS encoding RagB/SusD family nutrient uptake outer membrane protein, which yields MKKTATILASAALLAGVTGCESFLEEESYGSTTDIFNEENGLKAFVNLSYTKINNLYGGDGQWPLMTELGTDLFLRGKNQGDTGLTDYYGLDANNGNVSWLWNHCYKALANINMFMETIDTTPFADESEKLQCKAEMLVMRSMFLWIITETWGDSYLPRTTDKTEGMEARRSTREDFYEEIIGGLEQVVNEGMLPDERTSEAGRIDMPTAKAFLARMYLYHEQFEDAERLASEVIDGPYGFELTPSLKDLWADDKTNDEFIWTTNFTNDESYAQSNGYWQWYAMYIDRFPGVQTMLGWTGYGGCQAIPSLYYIDNFNRDADLRWIDLHQWVWYYNDPADDRSEFPDNRWREYIDTALYCCPDVLPEFERQRMKTCYTFFDRNDMYDAKGIPQDRWTFIGMTKFYDHTRPGNMSTLSDRSYPVIRLGELYLIRAEANIRRTDPDLQAAARDIMTLRERAIRKDSEDPAQNEAWRDAMTVTENDMNVDFILEERARELAGEWQRRLDLKRLGKLVERVTLYNPDAADNIRDYHAVRPIPQSQFDGMPDWTTLGQNEGYN from the coding sequence ATGAAAAAGACAGCAACGATCCTCGCCTCCGCCGCGCTGCTTGCGGGCGTCACCGGCTGCGAAAGTTTTCTGGAGGAGGAGTCCTACGGATCGACCACCGACATTTTCAACGAGGAGAACGGACTCAAGGCATTCGTGAACCTCTCCTATACGAAGATCAACAACCTCTACGGCGGCGACGGACAGTGGCCGCTGATGACCGAATTGGGCACGGACCTCTTCCTGCGCGGCAAGAATCAGGGCGATACGGGTCTTACGGACTACTACGGTCTGGATGCCAACAACGGCAATGTCTCGTGGCTGTGGAACCACTGCTACAAGGCGCTGGCCAACATCAACATGTTCATGGAGACCATCGACACGACGCCTTTTGCCGACGAGTCCGAGAAACTGCAATGCAAGGCCGAAATGCTTGTGATGCGGTCGATGTTCCTGTGGATCATCACCGAGACATGGGGCGACTCGTACCTGCCCCGCACGACGGACAAGACCGAGGGCATGGAGGCCCGCCGTTCCACGCGCGAGGATTTCTACGAGGAGATCATCGGCGGACTGGAGCAGGTCGTCAACGAGGGGATGCTGCCCGACGAGCGCACCTCCGAGGCGGGCCGCATCGACATGCCGACGGCCAAGGCATTCCTGGCGCGCATGTACCTCTACCACGAGCAGTTCGAGGACGCCGAACGGCTGGCCTCCGAGGTGATCGACGGGCCTTACGGCTTCGAGCTGACGCCATCGCTCAAGGACCTCTGGGCCGACGACAAGACCAACGACGAGTTCATCTGGACGACGAATTTCACCAACGACGAGTCCTATGCGCAGAGCAACGGCTACTGGCAATGGTACGCCATGTACATCGACCGCTTCCCCGGTGTGCAGACGATGCTCGGGTGGACCGGCTACGGCGGTTGCCAGGCCATCCCGTCGCTCTACTACATCGACAACTTCAACCGCGATGCCGACCTGCGCTGGATTGATCTGCACCAGTGGGTATGGTACTACAACGACCCGGCCGACGACCGTTCGGAGTTCCCCGACAATCGGTGGCGCGAGTACATCGACACGGCGCTCTACTGCTGTCCCGACGTGCTGCCCGAATTCGAGCGTCAACGCATGAAGACCTGCTACACGTTCTTCGACCGCAACGACATGTACGATGCCAAGGGTATTCCGCAGGACCGCTGGACCTTCATCGGCATGACCAAATTCTACGACCACACCCGTCCGGGCAACATGTCCACGCTCTCGGACCGTTCGTACCCGGTGATCCGTCTGGGCGAACTCTACCTGATCCGCGCCGAGGCCAACATCCGCCGCACCGACCCCGATCTGCAAGCCGCCGCCCGGGACATCATGACGCTGCGCGAGCGGGCCATCCGCAAGGATTCGGAGGACCCCGCACAGAATGAGGCGTGGCGCGATGCGATGACCGTCACCGAGAACGACATGAACGTGGACTTCATCCTCGAGGAGCGGGCCCGCGAGCTGGCCGGCGAGTGGCAGCGCCGACTGGACCTGAAGCGTCTGGGCAAACTCGTCGAACGTGTGACACTCTACAACCCCGACGCCGCGGACAACATACGGGATTATCATGCGGTCCGCCCGATTCCGCAGTCGCAGTTCGACGGCATGCCCGACTGGACGACGCTGGGACAGAACGAAGGCTACAATTAA
- a CDS encoding SusC/RagA family TonB-linked outer membrane protein translates to MKNLYQNYARTRWDGSGGIFRKCAVLLLAVSLLPGTSAAGSEPVQTEVPPPARERTVGGTVRDGKGDPIPGAAVTVVGGSLGVSTDASGAYRIEGVGSDDELEFSFLGMMSQKEKVGTRTRIDVTLREDMIGLEDVVVTGYTAMKRKDITGSVASVSAEQIARIPAYDLTTSLVGVAGIRIDGGSIRIRGTRSTNAGNDPLIVLDGIPYDETLTSINPGDIESIDILKDASSTAIYGAKGANGVILITTKQARKGETKVIYDGFVGVGVNNRGTLDVMDADEYIAFQREASRAAGAWNSPEDDSKAFFGAEIANMGKMDTDWMGRYFNQKRLWHSHSLTIASGNEKTQYKVSFNYKNNEGRYEGDRRDYFYLTTDLTHQVLPFLKVGISNRAFYNVSHDKPDMFDTFLHMSPLTPIYNEDGSYNEYPFGDPFVKNPYMNETDGAYEDKTEEWKIYMRFFAQVDLCKGLTFNTNFAYTPAFSSRGYYYDNRSVGYTDERNVAGMHNNRKADWVWNNILNYKKAFGRHAIDVSAVFEMQNRQTVNSSMSGKDQESPAYLWYNMNRLTDSKTIGSGFIRNQMVSVIGRLQYTFDDRYIVTASFREDGASQLSPGSKWAFFPSAAVAWRISEERFVKDNADWITNLKLRASYGMTGNYSIAAYATLGSLYGCYANFGFGGETHLPGLEPSTRPAPDLGWERNKMLDIGLDFGFLNGRIFGTVEYYDSKSYDLLYLKVLPYTTGFNQAWTNIGDTRNRGWEISLSTVPIQKKDFTLNVNLSYYRNKEELVRLQDPGMKQDLNNNLFVGYPVNGVHYNYKQVGIWRLDEADLAALYGQKPGEVKVADLDGNGVIDGNDRTILGTTRPDWVGGLSISGQWKNLDFSVDVYGEFGALAYDSRSTGGWANQLGRWNTYKIDYWTPEHPTDRYPRPVEGQSIKYLDAAGYYDNDYVNIRNITVGYTLPQRWMGRIVKKTRFYFTMNDPWGYSRFRDQGGISWWESYYIFGASVQF, encoded by the coding sequence ATGAAGAATCTGTACCAGAATTACGCACGGACCCGTTGGGACGGATCGGGCGGAATCTTCAGAAAGTGCGCGGTCCTTTTGTTGGCGGTCTCGCTGCTGCCCGGAACGTCGGCAGCCGGATCGGAACCGGTCCAGACCGAAGTTCCCCCCCCCGCACGGGAACGCACCGTCGGCGGAACGGTCCGCGACGGCAAGGGCGATCCGATTCCCGGAGCGGCCGTGACCGTCGTGGGCGGTTCGCTCGGCGTATCGACCGATGCCTCGGGCGCCTACCGCATCGAAGGGGTCGGAAGCGACGACGAACTGGAATTCAGCTTCCTCGGAATGATGTCGCAGAAGGAAAAGGTCGGGACGCGCACACGGATCGACGTGACGCTGCGCGAGGACATGATCGGTCTGGAAGATGTCGTGGTGACGGGCTATACGGCCATGAAGCGTAAGGACATCACCGGATCGGTGGCTTCGGTATCGGCCGAACAGATCGCCCGCATTCCGGCATACGACCTGACCACCAGCCTGGTCGGTGTGGCCGGCATCCGCATCGACGGAGGTTCGATCCGCATCCGCGGCACGCGTTCGACCAACGCGGGCAACGACCCGCTGATCGTGCTCGACGGTATTCCCTACGACGAGACGCTCACCTCGATCAACCCGGGCGACATCGAGTCGATCGACATTCTGAAGGATGCCTCCTCGACGGCCATCTACGGAGCGAAGGGCGCCAACGGCGTGATCCTCATCACTACGAAACAGGCCAGGAAAGGCGAGACGAAGGTTATCTACGACGGTTTCGTGGGCGTGGGCGTCAATAACCGGGGCACGCTCGACGTGATGGATGCCGACGAGTACATCGCCTTCCAGCGTGAAGCCAGCCGCGCCGCCGGCGCGTGGAACTCGCCCGAGGACGACAGCAAGGCCTTCTTCGGGGCCGAGATCGCCAACATGGGCAAGATGGACACCGACTGGATGGGCCGTTATTTCAACCAGAAACGCCTGTGGCACAGCCACTCGCTGACCATCGCCTCGGGCAACGAGAAGACCCAGTACAAGGTTTCGTTCAATTACAAGAACAACGAGGGCCGCTACGAGGGCGACCGCCGCGACTACTTCTATCTGACCACCGACCTAACGCATCAGGTGCTGCCGTTCCTGAAGGTGGGTATCTCGAACCGCGCTTTCTACAACGTGAGCCACGACAAGCCCGACATGTTCGACACGTTCCTCCACATGTCGCCGCTGACGCCGATCTACAACGAGGACGGCTCCTACAACGAGTATCCGTTCGGCGACCCGTTCGTGAAGAACCCCTACATGAACGAAACGGACGGAGCCTACGAGGACAAGACCGAGGAGTGGAAGATCTACATGCGTTTCTTCGCACAGGTGGACCTCTGCAAGGGACTCACCTTCAACACCAACTTCGCCTACACGCCGGCCTTCTCGTCGCGCGGCTACTACTACGACAACCGCAGCGTGGGCTACACCGACGAGCGCAACGTCGCCGGCATGCACAACAACCGCAAGGCCGACTGGGTATGGAACAACATCCTCAACTACAAGAAGGCCTTCGGCAGGCACGCCATCGACGTGTCGGCCGTCTTCGAGATGCAGAACCGTCAGACGGTGAACTCCTCGATGTCGGGAAAGGACCAGGAATCGCCCGCCTATCTGTGGTATAACATGAACCGTCTGACCGATTCGAAGACGATCGGTTCAGGATTCATCCGCAACCAGATGGTTTCGGTCATCGGCCGCCTGCAATACACCTTCGACGACCGCTACATCGTGACGGCTTCGTTCCGCGAGGACGGCGCCTCGCAGCTCTCGCCGGGCAGCAAGTGGGCCTTCTTCCCCTCGGCCGCCGTGGCATGGCGCATTTCGGAGGAGCGTTTCGTCAAGGACAACGCGGACTGGATCACCAACCTCAAACTGCGCGCCAGCTACGGTATGACGGGCAACTACTCGATCGCGGCCTACGCCACGCTCGGTTCGCTCTACGGCTGCTACGCCAATTTCGGATTCGGCGGCGAGACCCACCTTCCGGGTCTGGAGCCCTCGACGCGCCCGGCGCCCGATCTGGGCTGGGAACGCAACAAAATGCTCGACATCGGTCTGGACTTCGGGTTCCTGAACGGCCGCATCTTCGGTACGGTCGAATACTACGACTCGAAGAGCTACGACCTGCTCTACCTGAAGGTGCTGCCCTACACCACGGGCTTCAACCAGGCCTGGACGAACATCGGCGACACGCGCAACCGCGGTTGGGAGATTTCGCTCTCGACGGTTCCCATCCAGAAGAAGGACTTCACCCTCAACGTCAATCTCTCCTACTACCGCAACAAGGAGGAGCTGGTGCGTCTGCAGGATCCCGGCATGAAGCAGGACCTGAACAACAACCTTTTCGTGGGCTATCCGGTGAACGGCGTACACTACAACTACAAGCAGGTGGGCATCTGGCGACTCGACGAGGCCGATCTGGCCGCCCTCTACGGGCAGAAGCCCGGCGAAGTAAAGGTGGCCGACCTCGACGGCAACGGCGTGATCGACGGCAACGACCGCACCATTCTCGGCACGACGCGCCCCGACTGGGTCGGCGGACTGTCGATCAGCGGCCAGTGGAAGAACCTCGACTTCTCGGTCGATGTTTACGGTGAGTTCGGCGCCCTGGCCTACGACAGCCGCAGTACGGGCGGCTGGGCCAACCAACTGGGCCGCTGGAACACCTACAAGATCGACTACTGGACGCCCGAGCATCCGACCGACCGCTATCCCCGTCCGGTCGAGGGACAGTCGATCAAGTACCTCGACGCTGCGGGCTACTACGACAACGACTACGTGAACATCCGCAACATCACGGTGGGCTACACGCTGCCGCAGCGGTGGATGGGCCGTATCGTCAAGAAGACGCGCTTCTACTTCACGATGAACGATCCGTGGGGATACAGCCGGTTCCGCGACCAGGGCGGTATTTCGTGGTGGGAATCCTATTACATTTTCGGAGCCAGCGTCCAGTTCTAA
- a CDS encoding class I mannose-6-phosphate isomerase has product MNTSLHTRSNYDKFPATETEGRIWRGWEEIGVELVRCTDIERPLVVFDTYHGVCDEELTGALARIWPEAELIRTEELFRDEREIRSMTDPYVTDDELFGYLTPLGLADFFDPERLNEARERIRHRERRTIVYGSGAGYVAPNADLTLYADMARWEIQRRFRARAIHGLGVDNSAESPARQYKRGYFNDWPVLDNHKKSLYNRVDYWIDTHRPGRPLMIAAETFMQGIGRTVRRPFRVVPFFDPAPWGGQWMKEVCDLDRRQANFGWCFDCVPEENSLLLRVDGELFEMPAQNLIYLRAQELLGAADRRRFGESFPIRFDFLDTIGGGNLSLQVHPTDEYIRRTFGMRYTQDESYYLLDAEPGACVYLGVKRGVDPEEMLAALRTARRGGAAFDAERFVNRFPARRHDHYLIPGGTVHCSGAGAMVLEISATPNIFTFKMWDWCRMGLDGKPRPINIGHAARVIDWTRDTDEILRRHCNRFEPIAEGEGWREERTGLHEAEFIETRRHWFTGITPHTMQGGVEVLNLVEGDAAVIESPAGTFEPFTVHYAETFIIPASIGSYTIRPLVPGTFCGTVKAYVRH; this is encoded by the coding sequence ATGAATACATCGCTGCACACACGTTCGAACTACGACAAGTTTCCGGCGACGGAAACGGAAGGCCGCATCTGGCGCGGCTGGGAGGAGATCGGCGTTGAGCTCGTACGATGCACCGACATCGAGCGTCCGCTGGTGGTGTTCGACACCTACCACGGCGTATGCGACGAGGAGCTGACAGGGGCGCTTGCCCGTATATGGCCCGAGGCCGAGCTGATCCGCACCGAGGAACTTTTCCGCGACGAACGGGAGATCCGCTCCATGACCGACCCCTATGTGACCGACGACGAGTTGTTCGGCTATCTCACGCCGCTCGGCCTGGCCGACTTCTTCGACCCCGAACGCCTGAACGAGGCCCGGGAACGGATCCGGCATCGTGAACGCCGGACGATCGTCTATGGCAGCGGTGCGGGCTACGTCGCACCGAATGCCGACCTGACGCTCTACGCCGACATGGCCCGCTGGGAGATTCAGCGGCGTTTCCGCGCCCGTGCCATTCACGGACTGGGTGTGGACAACTCGGCAGAAAGCCCCGCCCGGCAGTACAAGCGCGGCTACTTCAACGACTGGCCTGTGCTGGACAACCACAAGAAGAGCCTCTACAACCGTGTCGATTACTGGATCGACACGCACCGTCCGGGGCGTCCGCTGATGATCGCGGCCGAGACCTTCATGCAGGGTATCGGGCGTACGGTGCGTCGTCCGTTCCGGGTCGTGCCGTTCTTCGACCCTGCGCCGTGGGGAGGCCAGTGGATGAAGGAGGTCTGCGACCTCGACCGCAGGCAGGCCAATTTCGGCTGGTGCTTCGACTGCGTTCCGGAGGAGAACAGTCTGCTGCTGCGCGTCGATGGCGAATTGTTCGAGATGCCGGCTCAGAACCTCATTTACCTTCGTGCGCAGGAGCTGCTGGGCGCCGCCGACCGCCGGCGTTTCGGCGAGAGCTTCCCGATCCGTTTCGACTTCCTGGACACCATCGGCGGAGGCAACCTCAGCCTCCAGGTCCATCCCACCGACGAATACATCCGCCGTACGTTCGGCATGCGCTACACGCAGGATGAGAGCTACTACCTGCTCGATGCCGAGCCCGGCGCCTGCGTCTATCTCGGCGTGAAACGGGGCGTCGATCCCGAAGAGATGCTCGCGGCGCTCCGCACGGCCCGGCGGGGAGGCGCGGCGTTCGATGCCGAGCGTTTCGTGAACCGCTTCCCGGCCCGCAGGCACGACCACTACCTGATTCCGGGCGGTACGGTCCACTGCTCGGGAGCCGGCGCCATGGTCCTTGAGATCAGTGCTACGCCCAATATCTTCACTTTCAAAATGTGGGACTGGTGCCGCATGGGGCTCGACGGCAAACCCCGCCCGATCAATATCGGCCACGCAGCCCGCGTCATCGACTGGACGCGCGACACGGACGAGATACTCCGCCGCCACTGCAACCGCTTCGAACCGATCGCCGAGGGCGAGGGCTGGCGCGAGGAGCGCACCGGACTGCACGAAGCCGAATTCATCGAAACCCGCCGTCACTGGTTCACCGGTATCACGCCCCACACGATGCAGGGCGGCGTCGAGGTGCTCAACCTGGTCGAAGGCGACGCCGCCGTCATCGAGAGCCCTGCGGGAACGTTCGAACCCTTCACGGTGCACTACGCCGAGACCTTCATCATTCCCGCTTCGATCGGCAGCTACACGATCCGGCCGCTCGTTCCGGGTACGTTCTGCGGTACGGTCAAGGCTTATGTACGACACTGA